In Chaetodon trifascialis isolate fChaTrf1 chromosome 8, fChaTrf1.hap1, whole genome shotgun sequence, the DNA window GAAAAGCCACCAGTTCGATGCAATGCAATTATTCATTTTAGGCTTGCTTGCCATCGTTTTAATTTTCCATCTAAACATATGTACTCTATTCTTATTCCTCCTTTATGTAGGAACAGTGATAGGGGAAAGGAGAGTGCACTGGATGCTTCACCATTCCAGTTGATTCTTAAACCACTAGATGGTGTGCTTGTCTCTTCACACTTACAGTACATCACATCCACCAGATGCATCGAGTGGAGAAAAGCCGCAGAAAATAGACTCATATTGTCTGCATGTCGACATATGAAACCACTGTCTCACCAGGTTTCCGGGGTTTTGCCTGAGACGTTCTCAAATAACGCACCGCGGTCACTGTGAACACGGAGCGTATGGAGCAGTTGAGCAGCTCCTCGTGACAAGCAAACAGTCTTGCACAGTCTGAAACTCCTTTTCAACAGAGAGCTCATCCAGACTGCAAATGCACccagggagagaagagaaataaaaccgAATCCTCTGAATCTTTATCCAGGCACTGACTCATTCATATTTAAGAGTCTGGCAGTCAGCCAtgctaacaaaaaaaacagttgaaaGGCAGAATAAATACTGAACAAGGGTGTGTATGTTCAGGTTCAAAGGTTCATAATTGGCAGACAGAGGCTAAGGAAACACTTGAGCGAGTTGTCTTTAGTGATGTTGGGTATTTCAGTGAATTGAAGTGGCAGTCAGGCTTGCTCTTGCGTCTCCTGCTGCCTTGTCACTTTGTCAAATATTTATTcagtaattaaaacaaagctTGACAATGTTTATTTCCCCATCCtctgttttaattcatttttcaaatcaTATTACAGTGTGTTTGAAGGAAGCTATACTGTAAAGCAGCTTGTTGGTACAAAGCTACTGTGCTTATTGTTAACATAATTTCAAGACCAGATCTTTCTGAGACGGGTATTTTGTTTTAAGTATTATTTTAAAGcatagcaaaaagaaaaagggttTAATACATGTCTGCATTCCTACATTTCAGTTCTTTACTGCGCAACAAAAATACTGCTCTTGGATCTAAGAATATAAACCTTTGTATTATCGACTCTAAGTGAGCTTCACTGCTTCTCAAGGGCAAGATGAGAGCAGACATTTCactgtgctgttgtgtgtttcttttctttttcctttttttcctccttctcctctgcagcagatggTAAAGAGAAAATCACTTTCTGCTAGGGGCAGGATGCATCAGGGTCAGGGTTTAAGCTTCGAGGTCCACTCTGAACCTGGCCGATTTGACAGGACTGTTTTGCATACGCCGAGTCTAATCACATatatgcagaagaagaaggcgGGATTTGCAAAGCAGCTTGATACAAAGATACTGATTAGATTAGGGATTTTACGACACAGCAGGCTGGAGCCACACAGTCCGGTCTGACAACAGACACATACATGAACATGCAGAAACAAATAGAGATTCACAGGAAGGTTTTCAGCCCACATCCACAGTGGGAAAAAAAGGGGAAGAGATGAAGAGGCTGTGAATTTTGACATTCCAGAGGACCTGATTCTGTTGAAACTACACAGATTATTATGGTATGATGAAAGGCAATCAGCACagaatggcaaaaaaaaaaaggcttacaATTTAAGTAAATAAGTCTGCACAGAAACTTGACTCCCTCTTCGTCTTGTTTACCTGTTCATGCCTTGATTGAATTGATCTCCGAGGACAATGACAAATGATTGCACTCGAAGACGACGAATCCTTTGCAGAACGAAAGTcaatactgaaaataatgaggCACTGAAATGTTCAAGTTATGTCAACAGCTGCAAGAGAAGGGCTGcctgagaaaaaaagagcatgTTCCCCGCACGATTATACTGTagctaaaaacaaatgctgccaCTGACATCACGCTGGCACGATGACACACCTTATTTAAATATCTCATATGCTCTCATATTCTTCTAAGCACGCCAAACCACGAATCATTACCAGCTTATGCAGATGAACAAGCTGGTTTTTAGGGCTTATGTGGACTCAGGGACCGCTACATTCATGATTGCAGCAGCCCATTGATCAAACACGAGTGTTACAGAATACCTTTAAACAATCaatgaaacatgaatatttaaaaagatATTGGGATCAAGGTTTCCTTTACAGTAGGACAAAGTTCAGTTTGCAGGAAAACAGGCAAATTATTTGGAAGTTATTCGAGCCATGATTTAAACCATCTACACCTACAAGGAGAGCCGTTTTGAATCATTTTCTAACATATCTCAAATGTACATGAGTGGGCGTACATATGCATGTTACAGCCAAGCTGATGACTAGCCTTGGGACAGGATTGTGTGCACTGCCATGATGCCAAAGATGGTGGTAGCTTGCTCATTTCAacataaatacatcaaaatgtaGTTCCTTTTTATCCTTAATCCTACTCTTAAACACTGAGGAGGAATACTGTAAGCTGATCTCCTTACTCCTTACTTTCCACTTCAGTTTCCTGCATCCATCTTCCCGTGGACTCCGCATCTGCTCCCATCAGCCCACCTTTTGAGCAGTGAACCCCATCCAGCGCGCCTGAATCCACGGGGAATCGGCTACGTGCCCctgcagtgagtgagtgagtgagtgagtgagtgagtgagtgagtgagtgggagTCAGTCAAAGCCCCAAGCACTTAtagggagggggtggagggttGGGGGTAGCAGTGAGGAGGTGGCTGCTGGGAGGCAAAGCTAATTCACtgtgacagaaatcagagctgTCAGGACCACCATGACCAAGCAGCATGGACAGCATATATCCAGTCAAACTCACAGCCAAgtggaaggagggatggagcgAGGGGGGCTCAGAGAGAAAGGATGTACTGATTAAGGCACTtaaagtgaaagtgtgtgtgtgtgtgtgtgtgtgtgtgtgtgtgtgtgtgtgtgtgtgtgtgtgtgtgtgtgtgtgtgtgtgtgtgtgcggggcaGGGGGCAGGCAACATCTATTCAGTCAAAGCCAGTGAAATAGAAACGACAAGGTGAGGAGGCTGCACAGGTAAAAAGACTTTCAAAACACAGACGCTGACAAAGTACAGAGAGATGAAGCAGGGTGGACAGGATTTGCCAATCTCAAGAACTCACGAAAACGAGTGTATTTACAACGATAAGTAAAGCGACATCCAGACAGatttacacacgcacacacacaaaaaggaagaaagtaCAGTCGGCATAGCTAAATTTCAGTCCTCTGGGATTATTGGTGAAAGGTTACCGGATAACACATGTAATATTCATGAGGAAAGCTCCTCGGTCCTACTAATCTGTTCGTAAGCAAGACACTAAAAttttaatggaatataatattaataGAATATTGTGAGAAATTGATATCattgagagagggagaaagaaagccAGAGAGCGGGAAGGGCAGCCACCAGCATCATTACTTAATGATGAGAGAGGGAAACACGAGGCTGGTCTCTAAATgacacagagaaggaggaggggattGTGGGAGATTAAGTGAGCTCCGTGCTGTTTGCTATACACTGCAAAGCACTGCAGGATGTTTGTTCAGCGACAGTCTCATTTGGGACGAGGAGAAAGACAGTAGGGGGACCTCAAACTTGGCAGTGGAGAAAGGCGAAAAGCATTGTTCCTCAAGCGCCTCGGGAGGGAGGAGGATCTGAGAAGAAGATAAGGATTAGACAGCGGCGCTTTGGGGATTCACTGATGGGATGCAAAAAGCACAGGAAAGTTGGAGTCTCATGTTGTGGTTAAGCAGTTTACTTTGGATTTGTggtttggaaatgttttttttttttttctttttttggaggCGAGAATGGGATTAACTAAGTGAGCCAAATTGCTCACTTGTCTGGAAGTGCTATGAACTTTTCCCCCTTCCTGCCTTCAAATTCATCCCGACTTACAAGTCTGCAGCGGGAAATCTGCATAAACTGATCTCTGATAATGTTCGACTGCACGTCACCTGACACTAACAGCGAAGGAGCATCTTTTTAAGGTGAATTATCTCCCTCTTTGCGAAAGCCTTTTAAACACTAAGCTCTGGTGATGCGTTTAAAAGTTTCCCCCGATTAATTGACTAGTCAGaatcaaattaatttttttttttttttttttttagaagacAAATGCCAAAATGCCCTCATTCCAGCCTCttgtatgtgttttttgtcttcttttgtaaTAGTGAACTGAACATCTGTAAGTGCTGGACTGTCAGATAAAACAGGAACATTTCAAGATGCcattaaaaccaaaagaaattatttaaaattAAGCTCTATAAGGATTATTgcattcaaaaaataaaatggttgTATTATttctggacacacagacacacctctAAATAGTCTGACATGAATATTTGTGAGATTTTTCAGGGGCGAAAGGTTTTGCGGTTACTATATTAGTACCATTTTTCATCCTCTGCCATAGATACAGAGAGTTCGCGTATGGCATTAACCTTGCAGTCATATTATATGTCTGTTGAAAGGCTTACAGCAGCAGGTGGGTCAAAAAAGAATTGCTGTTTAATATAtcatgctgtttttcatttgattcGTATCTGACCAGGGACAGCCAGAGGGATTAGAAACCTTGAAGGATCCGACTTCCAGAAACATGACCTGTGGACTGTCTTCAGGcgctgccctgctgctgctctgtctcctcCATGTCTCTGAGGAGACCTGTCCCTCCATGTGCCTCTGTGTATCGGACACAGTGAGCTGTAGCTCCAGCGGTCTGGCCAAGCTACCTCTGTCCCTGCCCTCCTTCTCCGTCACCCTCGACCTCAGCCACAACCACCTGACCTGGCTGGGTCCGGTCAGCTTCAACAAGATGCCCAGACTGGAAAACCTTCGCATGGCCCACAACCAGCTCAGCTTCCTGGCTCATGGGGTGTTTCGCAACGCTTCAGGCCTCAGGCTCCTTGATTTGTCTTCCAACAAGCTCCAAGTTGTGGAGCAACACTACTTCCAGGGGCTGTGGAGGCTGGAGGAGCTCCTTCTCTTCGACAATAAGATTGCACAGGTGGAGTCCGGCACCCTGAACGGTCTGAGCAGCTTAAAAAAGGCCTATTTCAGCCTCAACCAGATCACACACTTCCCGTTCTTCTCCATCCAAGACCACAGTCATCCTTTCCTGACCATGCTGGACCTCTCGTCCAACCGTATGGCTCGTCTGCCGTGGGAGGATGTGAAAGCTTTGCCCGGGTTGGTGCAGCGGGGGCTGTACCTCCACAACAACTCTCTAATCTGTGACTGCTCCATGTACAGTGTGTTCTGGCATTGGGATCTGAGGGGTTATGACTCACTGAAGGACTTCACGGATGAGCACACCTGCAGCATCTACGGGGACCCACGATCGTCCATCCGGTTCCTGCGACACAACCGTTTCTTCCACAACTGCACGGTGGAAAAAGCCGTCTCGCAGCCAGTCACGGTGTACCTCTCCAACGTGCTGGTTTCCGAGGGAGAAAGAGTGCGTCTAGACTGCCAAACGTCCCTGAGTAGCACAGACCTCTCATTTACATGGCTCTCCCCCAGCAAGGGGTACATCACCCAGACCAGCATAAATGACACACTAATTAGCCTGTTTGCTAATGGTACCTTGGAGATCCAAGCAGCCAAGGTCAATGACTCAGGTCTGTACGTGTGCACAGCTCTGGATATTAAACAGGCACTGAATGCAACGCGTGAGGTGAATGTGACggtgctgctgcctgcagcagaGTCATTCA includes these proteins:
- the LOC139335185 gene encoding amphoterin-induced protein 3; amino-acid sequence: MTCGLSSGAALLLLCLLHVSEETCPSMCLCVSDTVSCSSSGLAKLPLSLPSFSVTLDLSHNHLTWLGPVSFNKMPRLENLRMAHNQLSFLAHGVFRNASGLRLLDLSSNKLQVVEQHYFQGLWRLEELLLFDNKIAQVESGTLNGLSSLKKAYFSLNQITHFPFFSIQDHSHPFLTMLDLSSNRMARLPWEDVKALPGLVQRGLYLHNNSLICDCSMYSVFWHWDLRGYDSLKDFTDEHTCSIYGDPRSSIRFLRHNRFFHNCTVEKAVSQPVTVYLSNVLVSEGERVRLDCQTSLSSTDLSFTWLSPSKGYITQTSINDTLISLFANGTLEIQAAKVNDSGLYVCTALDIKQALNATREVNVTVLLPAAESFNTGYTTLLGCVVTMVIILMYLYLTPCRCSCCKQPKPPVIPIATYDPSTLTSVFSPSARDQHKIQANKHVAFMEPMISEEGTEWTPES